CTTTCGGTGGTGGGTGCCGATGCCCCATGTACCACTGGAAGGGCCAGCCCCCCACGCCCGGCAACGCGGCCGGGTCTCAGGAGTACACGTTGACCAGCACTGCGACGGCGCAGGGGTCCGAGGGCCGCAAGGCCCAGCCGGACCACCTCGGCCACGTCATTTTCATCACCGCGGCCGCGGCCATGGGTGGCTTCCTCTTCGGCTACGACAGCTCCGTGATCAACGGCGCGGTCGAGGGCATCCGCGGTAAGTACGACATCGGTTCCGCCGCCCTCGCCCAGGTCATCGCGATCGCCCTGATCGGCTGCGCGATCGGTGCCGCCACCGCCGGCCGGCTCGCCGACCGCATCGGCCGGATCCGCGTGATGCAGATCTCCGCGACCCTGTTCACGATCAGCGCGGTGGGCTCGGCGCTGCCCTTCGCCCTGTGGGACCTCGCCTTCTGGCGGGTGCTCGGCGGCATCGCGATCGGCATGGCCTCGGTCATCGGCCCGGCCTACATCGCCGAGGTCTCGCCGCCCGCCTACCGCGGCCGCCTCGGCTCGTTCCAGCAGGCCGCGATCGTGGTCGGCATTGCCGTCTCGCAGCTGGTCAACTGGGGCATCCTCAACCTCGCCGACGGTGACCAGCGCGGCAAGCTCATGGGCATAGAGGCCTGGCAGCTGATGCTCGGCGTCATGGTCGTCCCGGCCGTGCTCTACGGTCTGCTCTCCTTCGTGATCCCCGAGTCGCCCCGGTTCCTGATCTCGGTCAACAAGATCGACAAGGCGAAGGCCGTCCTGGCCGACGTCGAGGGCAGCCACATCGACCTCGACGCGCGCGTCAACGAGATCGAGCTGGCGATGCGCAGCGAGCACAAGTCGTCCTTCAAGGACCTGCTCGGCTCCAAGATGGGCTTCATGCCGATCGTCTGGGTCGGCATCGGCCTCTCGGTCTTCCAGCAGCTCGTCGGCATCAACGTCGCCTTCTACTACTCGGCGACCCTGTGGCAGTCCGTGGGCATCGACCCGAGCGACTCGTTCCTCTACTCCTTCACCACGTCGATCATCAACATCGTCGGCACCGTGATCGCGATGATCTTCGTCGACAAGATCGGCCGTCGCCCGCTCGCCCTCGTCGGCTCGGCCGGTATGGCCGTCTCCCTCGCCCTCGAGGCCTGGGCCTTCTCCGCCCAGGCGGCGGACGGCTCGCTGCCGACCACGCAGGGCACGGTGGCCCTGGTCGCGGCCCACGCGTTCGTGCTCTTCTTCGCCCTCTCCTGGGGTGTCGTGGTCTGGGTCTTCCTGGGCGAGATGTTCCCGAACAAGATCCGCGCCGCGGCGCTCGGCGTCGCCGCCGCCGCGCAGTGGATCGCGAACTGGGCCATCACGGCGAGCTTCCCGAGCCTGTCGGACTGGAACCTCTCGGGTACGTACGTCATCTACGCGTTCTTCGCGTTGCTCTCGATCCCCTTCGTGATGAAGTTCGTGAAGGAGACCAAGGGCAAGGCGCTGGAGGAGATGGGCTAACCCCCCCGCTGCTCGTCTCCTCGAAGGACGCCGCCCCGGCTCACGGATGTGAGCCGGGGCGGCGTCTTTGTGTCGTACCTGTGGTGGCTGGGGCCGGTGCCTCGCTTTACGCCCCCCGACCCCCCTGCGCGGCCCGCCCCCGGCGTTGTCGGCCGCCCGTGTATGGGGGCAACGGAACCGGATACGCCCGGCTTCCCGCGACGGGAGGGGACGGGACGCGGAGGGGTGGGGTCGGGGCGTAAAGCGAAGCAGCCCCGAACCCACCCCGGAGCGGCGCGGCCCCGGGCCCGGCCCCCACGGGGTTTCGCCACGCGTTACGCGCGGCCTCGCGCGATACGGCACCGGCCCCCGCGGGTCCCGACCACTGGTCGTCACAGACGCCCGCCGGCGCCACACGCCGCCACAGGCGAAAACGCGAACGCCCCCTCCGCCGCACAGCGGCAAAGGGGGCGTCCGACGGTCCAGCGACCAGCGACTACGCGGCAGCGGACTCCCGCTGCGAACCGGCGGCGGCATCCGTGTCCGCGTCGGCCGAGGCCGACTCCCGCGGAGCCGGCAGCACTGCCATCAGCAGGGCGGAGATGGCGATCGTCGCCGCCCAGCTCAGCCCGTACTTTCCGACGAACGTCGAGGCGAGCGGCCCCGTGAACCAGTCGCACTTCGTGAAGCAGATGCCCGCGATCAGGGCGATCGTCCAGGCCGTCATCGCCTGCCAGCAGAAGCCGCCCACGTACCAGTAGCGGCTGGTGCGGCCGGTGTCCATGAGGCCCTCGGGGTCGTAGCGCACGGCACGGGCCCGGCGGCGGGCCATGTCGACGGCGTAGACGCCGATCCAGGCGGAGAAGGAGACCGCGAGCAGGATCAGGAAGGTGATGAAGGAGCTGAGGAAGCTCTTCGCGACCAGCATCAGCAGCAGACCGCCGACCAGGGAGATCACGGCGTTGATGCTGACGGCCATCGCGCGGGGCAGCTTCACGCCCATGGTCTGCGCGGTGAAGCCGGCCGAGTACATCGACAGGCTGTTGATCAGCAGCATGCCCACGATCGCCGTGACGAGGTAGGGCACGGCCAGCCAGGTCGGCAGGATGTCACCCAGGAAGGAGACCGGGTCCGGAGCCTCGGCGAGGCCCGGGGTGGCCACGGCCATGACCGCGCCCATCAGCACCATCGGGACCATGACCAGGCCCGCGCCCGAGATCGTCGCGCCGACGATCTTCTTGCCGGAGGCCGCGTGCGGGAGGTAGCGGGTGAAGTCGGGGCCGGTGGGCACCCAGCTGATGCCGCCGGCGGCGATCGTGCCGATGCCGGTGATCATCATGGCGGTGGTGCCGGCGGGCTTGGAGAAGACCTCGTCCCAGTCCATGGTGGCGATCAGGTAGCCGAGGACCAGCACACTGAAGATGCCGAAGAGGTACGTCGACCACTTGTTGCACACGTTCAGCGCCTTGCGGCCCATGCCACTGACCAGGAACGTGCAGGCGACGAAGACGAACAGCGTGATCACGATGAGCACGTTGTTGCTCTTGATGCCGAAGAGCAGGTCAAGGACGGTCAGCACCGCATACGCGCCGGTGACCGCGTTGATCGTCTCCCAGCCGAAGCGGGCGACCCACAGGATCGCGCCCGGGAAGAGATTGCCACGCACACCGAAGGTCGCGCGGGAGAGCATCGCGCCCGGGGCGCCGCCCCACTTGCCCGACACCGACAGCACGCCGACCATGCCGAACGACGCGAGCGCGGCGCAGGCGGCGACGATCAGCACCTGCCAGAAGTTCAGCGCGTTGAAGACGACCAGGGCAGCGCCCATGGTGAGCAGCAACACGCTGATGTTGGCCGCGACCCAGGTCGGGAAGAGTTCCCGGACTCTGCCGTGACGCTCCTGGTCCGGTACGGGCTCGATGCCGCGGGTTTCTATCGCGCCTTCTGAATCGGCGAGGACGACGTTGTCCATGAGGTGGGGCTCCGTGCGGGGTGAAGCGAGGCGGGAGGCCTGGGCAGAGGGGGACGTGGGGACTCTACGCGCGTCGCATCGTCGCACGCCACCGTAGTTTGCTCCAACTTTGGCGGGTTGGTCGCTTTGGTCCTCACAACCAAGATCGAACACGCGCGCCACCGTTCGTGGAGTAGCCCCGGCGGCTCGGTGTCCGATACTGGGTCCGTTATGGAAATCGTCATCCTTGCTGTAGTCATCGCTGTGGTCGCGCTCGGCGCGATCAGCGGGCTCGTGGTCAGCAGCCGCAAGAAGAAGCAGCTGCCCCCGGCCCCGCCGAGCAGCCCGTCCGTCACCGCGCCGCCCGCCGAGCCACACGTCGGCGAGGAGGCCGAGACCCCGCGCGCGGAACCGCGCCGGACCATTGAAGAGGTGGACCTGCCGCCGGCCGAGGCGCCGGCCGCGGAGGCACCCGTCGCCGAGCCGGCGGCCCCCGAGGCACCGGCCGCCCCCGAGATCGAGGTCCCCGAGCCCACCGCGGGCCGGCTGGTGCGGCTTCGCGCCCGGCTCTCCCGCTCCCAGAACTCCCTGGGCAAGGGACTGCTCACCCTGCTCTCCCGCGAGCACCTCGACGAGGACACCTGGGAGGAGATCGAGGACACCCTGCTCACCGCCGACGTCGGCGTCGCGCCGACGCAGGAGCTCGTGGAGCGGCTGCGCGAGCGGGTCCGGGTGCTCGGCACCCGCACCCCGGAGGACCTGCGCAACCTGCTCCGTGAGGAGCTGCTCGCCCTCATCGGCACCGACTTCGACCGCAGTGTCCACACCGAGCCCGGTGTGGGGACGAACGGCGAGGAGAAGCCCGGTGTCGTGATGGTCGTCGGCGTGAACGGCACCGGCAAGACCACCACGACCGGCAAGCTGGCGCGCGTGCTCGTCGCCGACGGCAAGTCCGTCGTGCTCGGCGCGGCGGACACCTTCCGTGCCGCCGCCGCCGATCAGCTGCAGACCTGGGGCGAGCGCGTCGGCGCCCGTACGGTCCGCGGGCCCGAGGGCGGCGACCCGGCGTCGATCGCCTTCGACGCGGTCAAGGAGGGCATCGCCGAGAGCGCGGACGTCGTCCTCATCGACACCGCCGGCCGACTGCACACCAAGACCGGGCTCATGGACGAGCTGGGCAAGGTCAAGCGGGTCGTGGAGAAGCACGGCTCGGTGGACGAGGTGCTGCTGGTGCTGGACGCGACCACCGGGCAGAACGGCCTGGTCCAGGCGCGGGTCTTCGCCGAGGTCGTGAACATCACGGGCATCGTCCTGACCAAGCTGGACGGCACCGCCAAGGGCGGCATCGTCGTCGCGGTCCAGCGCGAGCTGGGCGTGCCGGTGAAGCTGGTGGGGCTCGGCGAGGGCGCGGACGACCTCGCGCCGTTCGAGCCGGAGGCGTTCGTCGACGCCCTCATCGGTGACTGAGGCATGAGGTCCTGCCGAAGTCGGCAGGACCTCATCACAGAGGCCCCGCCATGGACATCCGTCCGTGGCGGGGCCTCTTTCTTGTGTGGGGGGTGAACTCGAGGGGGGAACTCCGCGCGCTCAGCTCGCGGCCGAGCGGTGGCAGACATAGGCGAGGGTGCCCAGCAGCAGCCGTGCCTGTGGGGGGTGGCCCGCGGTGTCCAGGGCCGGCGGGCGCAGCCAGCGCATCGGGCCGAGGCCCGCGAAGTCGGAGGGCGGGGCGGTGATGTGGTCACCCGCTCCCAGGCAGCGCAGATCGAGCCGGGCGTCGTCCCAGCCCATGCGGTAGAGCAGCTGGGGGAGTTCGGCGGCGGCGCCGGGTGCGACGAAGAACAGCGCCCGGCTGTGCGGGGTGAGGGCCACCGGACCGAGCGGCAGCCCCATCCGCTCCAGTCGCACCAGCGCGTGCCGGCCCGCCGCCTCCGCGACCTCCAGGACGTCGAACGCGCGGCCCACGGGCAGCAGTACGGCCGCGCCCGGCACCTCGGCCCAGGCGGCCGTGGCATCGTCCAACGTCGCCCCGGCCGGGACGATCGGGGCGAAAGAGAGTGGATGGGCGCCCGGTGCGGGGCAGTCGGCGGCGCCGCACGAACACGTCACGCTCCCGCCGCGGGCCGCCCGGGCGCCGGGCACCACGTCCCACCCCCAGAGGCCGGTGTACTCCGCTACCGTCGTCGCGCACTCCGACGCGCGCCACCGGCGCCGAGAGCTCGAGCGCAGATCCCGGATGCCGCCGATTGTGAAGCCCATACCCCCTCCAACGGGTCGTGCTCGCAGATGGTTACGACTCGGAGTGTCTCGAACACGCACGGTCGCCGACGCCTGCTCTGCGGCGGCGCGACGGTGCGCGACGGGTGGTGCGGCCCGCTCTGTGCGCCCCGATGTGCATCAACCCACCCCCTCCTGATCGTTCCCCTGTCAAGTCAATCGCGTTGTGACGTGGAGGAGTTCATTCGTTGGGGTGGCGAATGGTGGCGATTACTGGACTCTTCTCGCCGAAGCCGTGATCGTAGGATTACTTTCGGTACGCGAACCCGGAGACGCACCCGCCGGTGGGTATGCCGGAGGCATTGCTCCGTCCCGGTGCTCCTTGCCTCGCGACCGTTTATTACCGGCCGAGATGGTGCATCACCGGACAAGCAGTCGCAACAGGCGGCATGCTGTGGGCGGTTCGAGCGCAGAGCAGAGTTCCGGATGGGGGCGTTCCAGTGGGCGGCAACGGCAGCGGCATCGGTGGGGCCGACCAGCCCGATAAGGGCGACAAGCGTCCCAATGAGCAGTTGGGCTCATGGTTCCTGCGCAGTGGCCTGTCGAAGGGCGAACTGGCCCGGCAAGTCAACCGCAGGGCACGGCAGTTGGGTGCCCATCACATCAGCACGGACACCTCGCGGGTGCGGCGCTGGCTCGACGGCGAGCAGCCGCGCGAGCCGATCCCGAAGATCCTCTCCGAGTTGTTCTCCGAGCGCTTCGGCTGCGTGGTGGGCGTCGAGGACATCGGTCTGCGCGCCGCACACCAGTCGCCGTCCGTGTCCGGGGTGGACCTGCCCTGGGCGGGGTCCCAGACCGTCGAGCTGATCAGCGAGTTCTCGCGCAGCGACCTGATGCTGGCGCGGCGCGGTTTCCTCGGTACCTCGCTCGCCCTGGCGGCGGGGCCCGCGCTGATCGAGCCCATGCAGCGCTGGCTGGTGCCGGTCCCGGCGGGCCGTGAGCCCGAGCGGCCGGCCGTTCCCGAGGGCGGCCGCCGCGGGGCCAAGCTCTCCAGGCCGGAGCTGGATCTGCTGGAGTCGACGACCATGATGTTCCGCCAGTGGGACGCCCAGTGTGGTGGCGGGCTGCGCCGCAAGGCCGTGGTCGGGCAGCTCCACGAGGTCACCGACCTGCTCCAGGAGCCCCAGTCGGACGCCACGTCCAAGCGGCTGTTCAAGGTCGCGGCCGAGCTGGCGGAGCTGGCGGGCTGGATGAGCTACGACATCGGTCTGCACCCCACCGCGCAGAAGTATTTCGTGCTGGCCCTGCACGCCGCCAAGGAGGCGGGCGACCGCCCCCTCGGTTCGTACATCCTCTCCAGCATGAGCCGCCAGATGATCCACCTCGGCCGGGCGGACGACGCACTGGAGTTGATCCACCTCGGGCAGTACGGCTCCCGCGAGACGGCCACCGCGCGGACCCAGGCGATGTTGTATGCGATGGAGGCCCGCGCCTACGCCAATATGGGCCAGCCCGCCAAGTGCAAGCGCGCGGTGAACATGGCGGAGGACTGCTTCAGCGACTGTGTGCCGGGCGACGGGGATCCCGACTGGATCCGTTTCTTCTCCGAGGCCGAACTCAACGCGGAGAATGCCCATTCCTACCGGGATCTCGCTTATGTGGCCGGTCGCAGCCCCACCTACGCCTCGCTCGCGCGGCCGAAGATGGAGACCGCCGTCGAGCTCTTCGAGCAGGACCCGGAGCACCAGCGGTCGTATGCGCTCAACCTCATCGGCATGGCCACCGTGCACCTCATGGAGCGCGAGCCCGAGCAGTCCACGGTGCTCGCCGGAAAGGCCCTCAAGATCGCCAAGCAGGTGCGTTCGGAGCGGGTCAACAACCGGCTGCGCAAGACCGTCGACACCGCCGTGCGTGACTTCGGCGATGTGGCCGAAGTCGTCGATCTGACCGAGCAACTCGCCGTTCACCTGCCGGAATCCGTGGAGACCGCGCACGCGGTCTGACCCCTCCGGCCCCTCGACCCGGCCGCGACGACCATCCCGTACAGCCCGACTCGGCTCCCCCTACGCCAGGTCACTTCGGTTGGTCGTCGCGGTCGGCCTTCTCGCGCCGCCGGACCGCGGCCGTCCGCACGGTCCGGCGAGCCGTGCGGGTGCGGTTCATCGGGGCGTAACACGTCGGCCGCCTTCGTCACTGTCGCGAAACAATCGATGGCATCGGCTGAAATCGCGCTGCGTCAGCCTCGAGGCCATACCGGCCCATCGCATTTCCCGCCCGCACGGGTGTACGGGTCGCCGCTTCGAGGAGACGACGACATTGAATGGCGCAGATACCGCATTCGTATTGATCAGTGCCGCGCTCGTGATGCTGATGACACCGGGCCTTGCCTTCTTCTACGGCGGCATGGTGCGGGTGAAGAGCACGCTCAACATGCTGATGATGTCCTTCATCTCGCTCGGCATCGTCTCGGTGCTCTGGGTGCTCTACGGGTACTCGCTCGCCTTCGGCGATGACCTCGGTGGCGGGCTGCTGGGCAACTTCGACCACATCGGCCTCAAAGGCATCAGCCCCGAGACCCTGACGGGCGGCAAGGAAGGCATCCCCGTCCTCGCCTTCGCCCTCTTCCAATTGATGTTCGCGGCCCTCACCCCCGCGCTGATGAGCGGGGCCCTCGCGGACCGCGTGAAGTTCAGCGCCTGGGCGCTGTTCATCACCCTCTGGGTGACGGTCGTCTACTTCCCGGTCGCGCACTGGGTCTGGCAGGCCGACGGCTGGCTCTTCAAGCTCAAGGTGATCGACTTCGCGGGCGGCACGGCCGTCCACATCAACGCCGGTGTCGGCGCGCTCGCCGCCGTCCTCGTCGTCGGCAAGCGCATCGGCTTCAAGAAGGACCCGATGCGGCCGCACAGCCTGCCGCTGGTGATGCTCGGCGCGGCGCTCCTGTGGTTCGGCTGGTTCGGCTTCAATGCGGGCTCGGCGCTCGCCGCCAACGGCGTCGCCGCCAACATGGCGATGAACACCCAGGTGGCCACCGGTGCCGCGATGCTCGGCTGGCTCGTCTACGAACGTATCCGGCACGGCGCCTTCACCACCCTCGGCGCGGCCTCAGGCGCCGTCGCGGGCCTGGTCGCGATCACCCCGGCCGGCGCCGCCGTCAACGCCTTCGGCGCGATCCTCATCGGACTTGTCGCCGGTGCCGTCTGCTCCTGGGCCGTCAGCCTCAAGTTCAAGCTGGGCTTCGACGACTCCCTCGACGTGGTCGGCGTGCACCTCGTCGGCGGTGTGATCGGCACCCTCCTCGTCGGCGTCCTCGCCACCGGCGGTGTCGGCGGCGCGACCCAGCTCGGCCGGCAGGCCGCCGGGGCGTTCGCCGTGATGGGCTACTCCTTCGTCGTCTCCTGGCTTCTGGCCAAGGGCGTCGACAAGGCGATCGGCTTCCGTGCCTCCGAGGACGACGAGGTCAGCGGCGTCGACCAGGCCTACCACGCCGAGAGCGCCTACGACTTCAGCGCGGTCGCGGGCGTCTCCTCCGCACGGGCCGCCGCGCCGGCCGCCGTATCCGACAAGGCGCAGAACAAGAAGGTGGACGCATGAAGCTCATCACCGCGGTCGTCAAGCCGCACCGGATCGACGAGATCAAGGACGCGCTGCGGACCTTCGGCGTCCAGGGTCTGACCGTCACCGAGGCCAGCGGCTACGGCAGGCAGCGCGGTCACACCGAGGTCTACCGCGGCGCCGAGTACGAGATCGACCTCGTTCCGAAGATCCGCATAGAGGTACTCGTGGAGGACGCCGACGCCGAGGACGTCGTCGACGTCGTCGTGAAGACGGCCCGCACGGGGAAGATCGGCGACGGCAAGGTCTGGGTCGTCCCGGTCGAGACGGTGGTGCGCGTCCGGACCGGAGACCGCGGCCCGGACGCGCTCTGAGCCCGGAGCGAGCCCACCGGAAGAGGGCCGGAGCAGGGGCCGGAGCAGGGGCCGGAACAGGGGCCGGAGCAGAGCCGGAAGAGGGGAAGCCCGAGTTGACCGAGATCAAGACGGACGAGACCGGATCCGGTCGTCCTGGCCGTCCCGGCCGTCCAGGCCGGCCCGACCCCGGCGGCTACGCGGCGGCCCGGCTGCACCTCCTGCACGAGGAGGCACCGGCCGGGCCGCCGCGCCGCGCCGCGCTCGCGCGCGCCACCGACGCGTGGCTGGGCGGCCTGCTCGGCGCGGCGCGGGGCGTCGCGATGGTGGCCG
The window above is part of the Streptomyces syringium genome. Proteins encoded here:
- a CDS encoding ammonium transporter; protein product: MNGADTAFVLISAALVMLMTPGLAFFYGGMVRVKSTLNMLMMSFISLGIVSVLWVLYGYSLAFGDDLGGGLLGNFDHIGLKGISPETLTGGKEGIPVLAFALFQLMFAALTPALMSGALADRVKFSAWALFITLWVTVVYFPVAHWVWQADGWLFKLKVIDFAGGTAVHINAGVGALAAVLVVGKRIGFKKDPMRPHSLPLVMLGAALLWFGWFGFNAGSALAANGVAANMAMNTQVATGAAMLGWLVYERIRHGAFTTLGAASGAVAGLVAITPAGAAVNAFGAILIGLVAGAVCSWAVSLKFKLGFDDSLDVVGVHLVGGVIGTLLVGVLATGGVGGATQLGRQAAGAFAVMGYSFVVSWLLAKGVDKAIGFRASEDDEVSGVDQAYHAESAYDFSAVAGVSSARAAAPAAVSDKAQNKKVDA
- a CDS encoding sugar porter family MFS transporter — its product is MTSTATAQGSEGRKAQPDHLGHVIFITAAAAMGGFLFGYDSSVINGAVEGIRGKYDIGSAALAQVIAIALIGCAIGAATAGRLADRIGRIRVMQISATLFTISAVGSALPFALWDLAFWRVLGGIAIGMASVIGPAYIAEVSPPAYRGRLGSFQQAAIVVGIAVSQLVNWGILNLADGDQRGKLMGIEAWQLMLGVMVVPAVLYGLLSFVIPESPRFLISVNKIDKAKAVLADVEGSHIDLDARVNEIELAMRSEHKSSFKDLLGSKMGFMPIVWVGIGLSVFQQLVGINVAFYYSATLWQSVGIDPSDSFLYSFTTSIINIVGTVIAMIFVDKIGRRPLALVGSAGMAVSLALEAWAFSAQAADGSLPTTQGTVALVAAHAFVLFFALSWGVVVWVFLGEMFPNKIRAAALGVAAAAQWIANWAITASFPSLSDWNLSGTYVIYAFFALLSIPFVMKFVKETKGKALEEMG
- a CDS encoding bifunctional DNA primase/polymerase, with protein sequence MGFTIGGIRDLRSSSRRRWRASECATTVAEYTGLWGWDVVPGARAARGGSVTCSCGAADCPAPGAHPLSFAPIVPAGATLDDATAAWAEVPGAAVLLPVGRAFDVLEVAEAAGRHALVRLERMGLPLGPVALTPHSRALFFVAPGAAAELPQLLYRMGWDDARLDLRCLGAGDHITAPPSDFAGLGPMRWLRPPALDTAGHPPQARLLLGTLAYVCHRSAAS
- the nsdA gene encoding transcriptional repressor NsdA, translated to MLWAVRAQSRVPDGGVPVGGNGSGIGGADQPDKGDKRPNEQLGSWFLRSGLSKGELARQVNRRARQLGAHHISTDTSRVRRWLDGEQPREPIPKILSELFSERFGCVVGVEDIGLRAAHQSPSVSGVDLPWAGSQTVELISEFSRSDLMLARRGFLGTSLALAAGPALIEPMQRWLVPVPAGREPERPAVPEGGRRGAKLSRPELDLLESTTMMFRQWDAQCGGGLRRKAVVGQLHEVTDLLQEPQSDATSKRLFKVAAELAELAGWMSYDIGLHPTAQKYFVLALHAAKEAGDRPLGSYILSSMSRQMIHLGRADDALELIHLGQYGSRETATARTQAMLYAMEARAYANMGQPAKCKRAVNMAEDCFSDCVPGDGDPDWIRFFSEAELNAENAHSYRDLAYVAGRSPTYASLARPKMETAVELFEQDPEHQRSYALNLIGMATVHLMEREPEQSTVLAGKALKIAKQVRSERVNNRLRKTVDTAVRDFGDVAEVVDLTEQLAVHLPESVETAHAV
- a CDS encoding purine-cytosine permease family protein, which encodes MDNVVLADSEGAIETRGIEPVPDQERHGRVRELFPTWVAANISVLLLTMGAALVVFNALNFWQVLIVAACAALASFGMVGVLSVSGKWGGAPGAMLSRATFGVRGNLFPGAILWVARFGWETINAVTGAYAVLTVLDLLFGIKSNNVLIVITLFVFVACTFLVSGMGRKALNVCNKWSTYLFGIFSVLVLGYLIATMDWDEVFSKPAGTTAMMITGIGTIAAGGISWVPTGPDFTRYLPHAASGKKIVGATISGAGLVMVPMVLMGAVMAVATPGLAEAPDPVSFLGDILPTWLAVPYLVTAIVGMLLINSLSMYSAGFTAQTMGVKLPRAMAVSINAVISLVGGLLLMLVAKSFLSSFITFLILLAVSFSAWIGVYAVDMARRRARAVRYDPEGLMDTGRTSRYWYVGGFCWQAMTAWTIALIAGICFTKCDWFTGPLASTFVGKYGLSWAATIAISALLMAVLPAPRESASADADTDAAAGSQRESAAA
- a CDS encoding P-II family nitrogen regulator, encoding MKLITAVVKPHRIDEIKDALRTFGVQGLTVTEASGYGRQRGHTEVYRGAEYEIDLVPKIRIEVLVEDADAEDVVDVVVKTARTGKIGDGKVWVVPVETVVRVRTGDRGPDAL
- the ftsY gene encoding signal recognition particle-docking protein FtsY — its product is MEIVILAVVIAVVALGAISGLVVSSRKKKQLPPAPPSSPSVTAPPAEPHVGEEAETPRAEPRRTIEEVDLPPAEAPAAEAPVAEPAAPEAPAAPEIEVPEPTAGRLVRLRARLSRSQNSLGKGLLTLLSREHLDEDTWEEIEDTLLTADVGVAPTQELVERLRERVRVLGTRTPEDLRNLLREELLALIGTDFDRSVHTEPGVGTNGEEKPGVVMVVGVNGTGKTTTTGKLARVLVADGKSVVLGAADTFRAAAADQLQTWGERVGARTVRGPEGGDPASIAFDAVKEGIAESADVVLIDTAGRLHTKTGLMDELGKVKRVVEKHGSVDEVLLVLDATTGQNGLVQARVFAEVVNITGIVLTKLDGTAKGGIVVAVQRELGVPVKLVGLGEGADDLAPFEPEAFVDALIGD